One segment of Arvicanthis niloticus isolate mArvNil1 chromosome 5, mArvNil1.pat.X, whole genome shotgun sequence DNA contains the following:
- the Nasp gene encoding nuclear autoantigenic sperm protein isoform X3 codes for MATESTATAAIAAELVSADNIEDAPAPSTSADKMESLDVDSEAKKLLGLGQKHLVMGDIPAAVNAFQEAASLLGKKYGETANECGEAFFFYGKSLLELARMENGVLGNALEGVHVEEEEGEKTEDESLVENNDNVDETEGSEEEDKENDKSEETPNESVLEKKSLQENEEEEIGNLELAWDMLDLAKIIFKRQETKEAQLYAAQAHLKLGEVSVESENYIQAVEEFQACLSLQEQYLEAHDRLLAETHYQLGLAYGYNSQYDEAVAQFGKSIEVIEKRMAVLHEQMKEAEGSFTEFEKEIEELKELLPEIREKIEDAKESQRSGNVAELALKATLVESSTSGFTPSGASASVSMIASRKPTDGASSSNCVTDISHLVRKKRKPEEESPRKDDAKKAKQEPEVNGGSGDAVSSGNEVSENMEAEAENQAESQTTAEGTVESAATVKSTAC; via the exons ATGGCCACAGAGTCTACAGCCACTGCTGCCATCGCCGCGGAGCTGGTTTCCGCTGACAA TATTGAAGATGCTCCTGCTCCTTCTACCTCTGCAGATAAAATGGAGAG TCTGGATGTGGATAGTGAAGCGAAGAAACTACTGGGATTAGGACAGAAACATCTGGTGATGGGTGATATCCCAGCAGCTGTTAATGCATTCCAGGAAGCAGCTAGTCTTTT AGGTAAGAAATATGGAGAAACGGCTAATGAGTGTGGAGAAGCCTTCTTTTTTTATGGAAAGTCACTTCTGGAGTTGGCCAG AATGGAGAATGGAGTGTTGGGAAATGCCTTAGAAGGAGTGCatgtagaagaggaagaaggagaaaaaacagAAGATGAATCTTTGGTAGAAAATAATGATAATGTAGATG AAACTGAAGGctcagaggaagaagacaaagaaaatgacaagTCTGAAGAGACACCAAATGAGTCAGTTCTTGAAAAAAAG TCTCTtcaagaaaatgaagaggaggagattGGGAATTTAGAACTTGCCTGGGATATGTTGGATTTAGCCAAGATCATTTTTAAGAG GCAAGAAACAAAAGAAGCCCAGCTTTATGCTGCACAAGCCCATCTTAAACTTGGAGAAGTTAGTGTTGAATCTG AGAATTATATCCAAGCTGTGGAGGAGTTTCAGGCTTGCCTAAGCCTGCAAGAACAATATTTGGAAGCTCACGATCGTCTCCTTGCAGAGACTCACTACCAGTTGGGTTTGGCCTATGGTTACAACTCTCAGTATGACGAGGCAGTAGCACAGTTTGGTAAATCTATTGAAGTCATTGAGAAGAGAATGG CTGTACTACATGAGCAGATGAAGGAGGCTGAAGGGTCATTTACtgagtttgaaaaagaaattgaggagcTGAAAGAACTGCTACCTGAAATTcgagagaagatagaagatgCAAAGGAATCTCAGCGGAGTGGGAATGTAGCTGAACTGGCCCTGAAAGCTACTTTG GTGGAGAGCTCTACTTCAGGTTTCACTCCTAGTGGAGCCAGTGCCTCAGTATCCATG ATTGCCAGTAGAAAACCAACAGATGGCGCTTCCTCATCAAATTGTGTGACTGATATTTCCCATCTTGTCAGAAAGAAg AGGAAACCAGAGGAAGAAAGTCCCCGAAAAGATGATGCAAAGAAAGCTAAACAAGAGCCAGAAGTGAATGGAGGCAGTGGGGATGCTGTCTCCAGTGGAAATGAAGTTTCAGAAAACATGGAAGCTGAG GCTGAGAATCAGGCTGAGAGCCAGACAACAGCAGAGGGGACAGTGGAGTCTGCAGCTACAGTTAAAAGCACTGCATGTTAA
- the Nasp gene encoding nuclear autoantigenic sperm protein isoform X1, with protein sequence MATESTATAAIAAELVSADNIEDAPAPSTSADKMESLDVDSEAKKLLGLGQKHLVMGDIPAAVNAFQEAASLLGKKYGETANECGEAFFFYGKSLLELARMENGVLGNALEGVHVEEEEGEKTEDESLVENNDNVDEEAREELREQVYDAMGEKEAKKAEGKSLIKPETDKEQESEVEKGGREDMDISEPAEKLQEKVESTSKQLTESSEEAKEAAIPGLNEDEVTSGKTEQESLCTEEGKSISGAYVQNKEFKETVPQEEGEEIISLEKKPKETSEDQPVEAPEKQGTLIKVVEIEAGIDPEVKSVGVGGEEPKDQVATSESKVGKAVFTQDVEVSPVVAAEAGSEVSEKPGQEITVPNNGPVVGQSTAGDQTPSEPQTSAERLTETKDGSSVEEVKAELVPEQEEVMLPVEESEAAGDGVKTKVAQRATEKAPEDKFKIAANEETQERDEQMKEGEETEGSEEEDKENDKSEETPNESVLEKKSLQENEEEEIGNLELAWDMLDLAKIIFKRQETKEAQLYAAQAHLKLGEVSVESENYIQAVEEFQACLSLQEQYLEAHDRLLAETHYQLGLAYGYNSQYDEAVAQFGKSIEVIEKRMAVLHEQMKEAEGSFTEFEKEIEELKELLPEIREKIEDAKESQRSGNVAELALKATLVESSTSGFTPSGASASVSMIASRKPTDGASSSNCVTDISHLVRKKRKPEEESPRKDDAKKAKQEPEVNGGSGDAVSSGNEVSENMEAEAENQAESQTTAEGTVESAATVKSTAC encoded by the exons ATGGCCACAGAGTCTACAGCCACTGCTGCCATCGCCGCGGAGCTGGTTTCCGCTGACAA TATTGAAGATGCTCCTGCTCCTTCTACCTCTGCAGATAAAATGGAGAG TCTGGATGTGGATAGTGAAGCGAAGAAACTACTGGGATTAGGACAGAAACATCTGGTGATGGGTGATATCCCAGCAGCTGTTAATGCATTCCAGGAAGCAGCTAGTCTTTT AGGTAAGAAATATGGAGAAACGGCTAATGAGTGTGGAGAAGCCTTCTTTTTTTATGGAAAGTCACTTCTGGAGTTGGCCAG AATGGAGAATGGAGTGTTGGGAAATGCCTTAGAAGGAGTGCatgtagaagaggaagaaggagaaaaaacagAAGATGAATCTTTGGTAGAAAATAATGATAATGTAGATG AGGAAGCAAGggaagagttgagagaacaggTTTATGACGCCATGggagaaaaagaagccaaaaaagcAGAAGGCAAGTCTCTGATAAAGCCTGAAACTGATAAAGAACAGGAAAGTgaagtggagaagggtggaagagaaGATATGGATATAAGTGAGCCTGCAGAGAAACTCCAGGAAAAAGTTGAATCGACTTCAAAGCAATTAACTGAATCCTCTGAAGAGGCAAAAGAAGCAGCAATACCAGGACTGAATGAAGATGAGGTCACTTCTGGGAAGACAGAACAGGAATCATTGTGTACTGAGGAAGGAAAATCAATTTCTGGAGCTTATGTtcaaaataaagaattcaaagaaACAGTGCctcaggaggagggagaggaaataaTAAGCTTAGAGAAAAAGCCAAAAGAAACTTCAGAAGACCAGCCTGTTGAGGCTCCAGAAAAGCAGGGCACTTTAATAAAGGTGGTAGAAATAGAAGCTGGAATAGACCCTGAAGTCAAGTCAGTGGGCGTGGGTGGGGAGGAGCCAAAGGATCAAGTAGCTACCTCTGAGAGTAAAGTAGGAAAGGCTGTTTTTACGCAAGATGTTGAAGTATCACCAGTAGTGGCTGCAGAGGCTGGATCAGAAGTCTctgagaagccagggcaggagatTACAGTTCCCAACAATGGTCCAGTTGTTGGACAATCAACTGCAGGAGATCAGACTCCTAGTGAACCACAGACCTCTGCAGAAAGACTGACAGAAACTAAAGATGGCTCAAGTGTAGAGGAGGTCAAGGCAGAGCTGGTTCCTGAACAGGAGGAAGTTATGCTACCTGTAGAAGAGTCTGAGGCAGCTGGAGATGGGGTTAAGACCAAGGTAGCCCAGAGGGCCACGGAGAAAGCACCTGAAGACAAATTTAAGATAGCTGCTAATgaagagacacaggagagagacGAACAGATGAAAGAGGGTGAAG AAACTGAAGGctcagaggaagaagacaaagaaaatgacaagTCTGAAGAGACACCAAATGAGTCAGTTCTTGAAAAAAAG TCTCTtcaagaaaatgaagaggaggagattGGGAATTTAGAACTTGCCTGGGATATGTTGGATTTAGCCAAGATCATTTTTAAGAG GCAAGAAACAAAAGAAGCCCAGCTTTATGCTGCACAAGCCCATCTTAAACTTGGAGAAGTTAGTGTTGAATCTG AGAATTATATCCAAGCTGTGGAGGAGTTTCAGGCTTGCCTAAGCCTGCAAGAACAATATTTGGAAGCTCACGATCGTCTCCTTGCAGAGACTCACTACCAGTTGGGTTTGGCCTATGGTTACAACTCTCAGTATGACGAGGCAGTAGCACAGTTTGGTAAATCTATTGAAGTCATTGAGAAGAGAATGG CTGTACTACATGAGCAGATGAAGGAGGCTGAAGGGTCATTTACtgagtttgaaaaagaaattgaggagcTGAAAGAACTGCTACCTGAAATTcgagagaagatagaagatgCAAAGGAATCTCAGCGGAGTGGGAATGTAGCTGAACTGGCCCTGAAAGCTACTTTG GTGGAGAGCTCTACTTCAGGTTTCACTCCTAGTGGAGCCAGTGCCTCAGTATCCATG ATTGCCAGTAGAAAACCAACAGATGGCGCTTCCTCATCAAATTGTGTGACTGATATTTCCCATCTTGTCAGAAAGAAg AGGAAACCAGAGGAAGAAAGTCCCCGAAAAGATGATGCAAAGAAAGCTAAACAAGAGCCAGAAGTGAATGGAGGCAGTGGGGATGCTGTCTCCAGTGGAAATGAAGTTTCAGAAAACATGGAAGCTGAG GCTGAGAATCAGGCTGAGAGCCAGACAACAGCAGAGGGGACAGTGGAGTCTGCAGCTACAGTTAAAAGCACTGCATGTTAA
- the Nasp gene encoding nuclear autoantigenic sperm protein isoform X2: MESLDVDSEAKKLLGLGQKHLVMGDIPAAVNAFQEAASLLGKKYGETANECGEAFFFYGKSLLELARMENGVLGNALEGVHVEEEEGEKTEDESLVENNDNVDEEAREELREQVYDAMGEKEAKKAEGKSLIKPETDKEQESEVEKGGREDMDISEPAEKLQEKVESTSKQLTESSEEAKEAAIPGLNEDEVTSGKTEQESLCTEEGKSISGAYVQNKEFKETVPQEEGEEIISLEKKPKETSEDQPVEAPEKQGTLIKVVEIEAGIDPEVKSVGVGGEEPKDQVATSESKVGKAVFTQDVEVSPVVAAEAGSEVSEKPGQEITVPNNGPVVGQSTAGDQTPSEPQTSAERLTETKDGSSVEEVKAELVPEQEEVMLPVEESEAAGDGVKTKVAQRATEKAPEDKFKIAANEETQERDEQMKEGEETEGSEEEDKENDKSEETPNESVLEKKSLQENEEEEIGNLELAWDMLDLAKIIFKRQETKEAQLYAAQAHLKLGEVSVESENYIQAVEEFQACLSLQEQYLEAHDRLLAETHYQLGLAYGYNSQYDEAVAQFGKSIEVIEKRMAVLHEQMKEAEGSFTEFEKEIEELKELLPEIREKIEDAKESQRSGNVAELALKATLVESSTSGFTPSGASASVSMIASRKPTDGASSSNCVTDISHLVRKKRKPEEESPRKDDAKKAKQEPEVNGGSGDAVSSGNEVSENMEAEAENQAESQTTAEGTVESAATVKSTAC; encoded by the exons ATGGAGAG TCTGGATGTGGATAGTGAAGCGAAGAAACTACTGGGATTAGGACAGAAACATCTGGTGATGGGTGATATCCCAGCAGCTGTTAATGCATTCCAGGAAGCAGCTAGTCTTTT AGGTAAGAAATATGGAGAAACGGCTAATGAGTGTGGAGAAGCCTTCTTTTTTTATGGAAAGTCACTTCTGGAGTTGGCCAG AATGGAGAATGGAGTGTTGGGAAATGCCTTAGAAGGAGTGCatgtagaagaggaagaaggagaaaaaacagAAGATGAATCTTTGGTAGAAAATAATGATAATGTAGATG AGGAAGCAAGggaagagttgagagaacaggTTTATGACGCCATGggagaaaaagaagccaaaaaagcAGAAGGCAAGTCTCTGATAAAGCCTGAAACTGATAAAGAACAGGAAAGTgaagtggagaagggtggaagagaaGATATGGATATAAGTGAGCCTGCAGAGAAACTCCAGGAAAAAGTTGAATCGACTTCAAAGCAATTAACTGAATCCTCTGAAGAGGCAAAAGAAGCAGCAATACCAGGACTGAATGAAGATGAGGTCACTTCTGGGAAGACAGAACAGGAATCATTGTGTACTGAGGAAGGAAAATCAATTTCTGGAGCTTATGTtcaaaataaagaattcaaagaaACAGTGCctcaggaggagggagaggaaataaTAAGCTTAGAGAAAAAGCCAAAAGAAACTTCAGAAGACCAGCCTGTTGAGGCTCCAGAAAAGCAGGGCACTTTAATAAAGGTGGTAGAAATAGAAGCTGGAATAGACCCTGAAGTCAAGTCAGTGGGCGTGGGTGGGGAGGAGCCAAAGGATCAAGTAGCTACCTCTGAGAGTAAAGTAGGAAAGGCTGTTTTTACGCAAGATGTTGAAGTATCACCAGTAGTGGCTGCAGAGGCTGGATCAGAAGTCTctgagaagccagggcaggagatTACAGTTCCCAACAATGGTCCAGTTGTTGGACAATCAACTGCAGGAGATCAGACTCCTAGTGAACCACAGACCTCTGCAGAAAGACTGACAGAAACTAAAGATGGCTCAAGTGTAGAGGAGGTCAAGGCAGAGCTGGTTCCTGAACAGGAGGAAGTTATGCTACCTGTAGAAGAGTCTGAGGCAGCTGGAGATGGGGTTAAGACCAAGGTAGCCCAGAGGGCCACGGAGAAAGCACCTGAAGACAAATTTAAGATAGCTGCTAATgaagagacacaggagagagacGAACAGATGAAAGAGGGTGAAG AAACTGAAGGctcagaggaagaagacaaagaaaatgacaagTCTGAAGAGACACCAAATGAGTCAGTTCTTGAAAAAAAG TCTCTtcaagaaaatgaagaggaggagattGGGAATTTAGAACTTGCCTGGGATATGTTGGATTTAGCCAAGATCATTTTTAAGAG GCAAGAAACAAAAGAAGCCCAGCTTTATGCTGCACAAGCCCATCTTAAACTTGGAGAAGTTAGTGTTGAATCTG AGAATTATATCCAAGCTGTGGAGGAGTTTCAGGCTTGCCTAAGCCTGCAAGAACAATATTTGGAAGCTCACGATCGTCTCCTTGCAGAGACTCACTACCAGTTGGGTTTGGCCTATGGTTACAACTCTCAGTATGACGAGGCAGTAGCACAGTTTGGTAAATCTATTGAAGTCATTGAGAAGAGAATGG CTGTACTACATGAGCAGATGAAGGAGGCTGAAGGGTCATTTACtgagtttgaaaaagaaattgaggagcTGAAAGAACTGCTACCTGAAATTcgagagaagatagaagatgCAAAGGAATCTCAGCGGAGTGGGAATGTAGCTGAACTGGCCCTGAAAGCTACTTTG GTGGAGAGCTCTACTTCAGGTTTCACTCCTAGTGGAGCCAGTGCCTCAGTATCCATG ATTGCCAGTAGAAAACCAACAGATGGCGCTTCCTCATCAAATTGTGTGACTGATATTTCCCATCTTGTCAGAAAGAAg AGGAAACCAGAGGAAGAAAGTCCCCGAAAAGATGATGCAAAGAAAGCTAAACAAGAGCCAGAAGTGAATGGAGGCAGTGGGGATGCTGTCTCCAGTGGAAATGAAGTTTCAGAAAACATGGAAGCTGAG GCTGAGAATCAGGCTGAGAGCCAGACAACAGCAGAGGGGACAGTGGAGTCTGCAGCTACAGTTAAAAGCACTGCATGTTAA
- the Ccdc17 gene encoding coiled-coil domain-containing protein 17 isoform X1 encodes MADYSGESGLLPCESCDMVFRSWALLSTHTKRFCIGRLTPEVTLKTQPSVAIERRGTKIMAQEQSRSDQESSTSAPKRLSEETAGSPGERLRTLQGTRLRRLEETEAQRRALELRGEELKRRLRSVAGPKGLPRPFVLERELREFREEASRTRGALQTLGARVQALQPQPTRPQDLRRVVDFYCLPLRSNPEMLASEIRVLREAYVRGGGRDPEILDKILQLQVEASALELLRSQNCKEKASAASEEVLMVEAENRFLEAEILALQRQKIPSLSPWEPRDLLRHLSRRCNNSLLPPPVAPTMPQLTSSSKVQNFDDTSKAILNGTMTRNLGQDLHFLLPASDIVGSAPYDPGAGLVIFYDFLRGLEASWIWVQLTTSLARDGQDTGGTTALPPALCLPPPSAPGSMGNYAILASRQPVPRLPPSPLVSLICELQAWQGVTWAPQPKAWTSLLLFDQDLRVLSGRWRLPLRVPPLNTSLSLAQMNEIPQAGQAELFLRLVNARDADAQTLAEINPASVHEYQYPPMVSSSSSLESSFFTHSSGFVDPRPPTEEVFVSVKDKNKHESSPVLTNF; translated from the exons ATGGCCGATTACTCTGGGGAGTCAGGACTTTTGCCCTGTGAATCCTGTGATATGGTTTTCCGCTCCTGGGCTTTGTTGTCCACACACACCAAACGATTCTGCATTGGCCGGCTGACTCCGGAGGTAACACTTAAAACACAGCCTTCAGTAGCCATTGAACGACGGGGCACCAAG ATTATGGCCCAAGAACAGAGCCGATCAGATCAGGAGTCCAGCACGTCTGCTCCAAAGAGGCTTTCAGAGGAG ACTGCAGGGAGCCCTGGGGAGAGGTTGCGAACCTTGCAGGGAACCCGCCTCAGACGCCTGGAGGAGACGGAAGCGCAAAGGCGGGCCCTGGAGCTTCGCGGTGAAG AACTAAAACGGCGCCTCCGCAGCGTAGCGGGACCCAAGGGATTACCCCGCCCGTTCGTCTTGGAGCGAGAGCTCAGAGAATTTAGGGAAGAGGCCAGCCGGACGCGAGGAGCGCTGCAAACGCTGGGAGCCCGTGTCCAGGCATTACAGCCTCAGCCTAC CCGCCCGCAGGACCTCCGTAGGGTAGTGGATTTCTATTGCCTGCCGCTACGGTCCAACCCGGAAATGCTGGCTTCAGAGATCCG GGTCCTGCGTGAGGCATACGTGCGCGGTGGAGGCCGGGACCCAGAAATTCTGGACAAAATATTGCAGCTGCAAGTGGAGGCGTCAGCCCTGGAATTGCTGCGGTCGCAAAACTGCAAGG AAAAAGCAAGTGCCGCCTCTGAGGAAGTTCTAATGGTGGAAGCCGAAAACAGGTTCCTGGAGGCAGAAATCCTGGCCTTGCAAAGGCAGAAAATCCCGAGTTTGTCGCCCTGGG aaCCCAGAGATCTCTTGCGACACCTGAGTAGAAGGTGCAAtaactccctcctccctccaccagTTGCACCCACAATGCCACAGCTTACAAGTTCCTCAAAAGTCCAGAACTTCGATGACACTTCAAAGGCT ATACTTAATGGAACCATGACAAGAAACTTGGGTCAGGATCTCCACTTCCTCCTACCAGCATCGGATATCGTAGGTTCTGCACCCTATGATCCTGG GGCTGGCCTTGTCATTTTCTATGACTTCCTGAGGGGCCTTGAGGCTTCTTGGATTTGGGTGCAGCTAACGACAAGCTTGGCTCGGGATGGACAGGATACTGGAGGGACCACAGCATTACCTCCAGCCCTTTGCTTGCCACCACCTTCAGCTCCTGGATCTATGGGCAACTATGCTATCCTTGCAAGCAGGCAGCCTGTGCCCAG GCTGCCTCCATCACCACTGGTATCTTTGATCTGTGAACTACAGGCCTGGCAGGGAGTTACATGGGCACCACAACCAAAGGCTTGGACGTCACTATTGCTATTTGACCAAGATCTAAGGGTGCTTAGTGGCCGTTGGCGCCTCCCACTTCGGGTCCCCCCTCTTAACACCAGCCTCAGCCTTGCCCAGATGAATGAGATTCCCCAG GCAGGCCAGGCTGAGCTCTTTCTGAGGCTGGTAAATGCAAGAGATGCAGATGCCCAGACATTGGCAGAGATCAATCCAGCAAGTGTCCATGAATACCAGTACCCACCAATG GTGTCCAGTTCATCTTCCCTGGAATCGAGTTTCTTCACCCACAGTTCTGGCTTTGTTGACCCCCGACCTCCCACAGAAGAGGTTTTTGTCAGTGTCAAGGATAAAAATAAGCACGAGTCCTCACCAGTTTTGACCAATTTCTAG
- the Ccdc17 gene encoding coiled-coil domain-containing protein 17 isoform X2, with protein MADYSGESGLLPCESCDMVFRSWALLSTHTKRFCIGRLTPEIMAQEQSRSDQESSTSAPKRLSEETAGSPGERLRTLQGTRLRRLEETEAQRRALELRGEELKRRLRSVAGPKGLPRPFVLERELREFREEASRTRGALQTLGARVQALQPQPTRPQDLRRVVDFYCLPLRSNPEMLASEIRVLREAYVRGGGRDPEILDKILQLQVEASALELLRSQNCKEKASAASEEVLMVEAENRFLEAEILALQRQKIPSLSPWEPRDLLRHLSRRCNNSLLPPPVAPTMPQLTSSSKVQNFDDTSKAILNGTMTRNLGQDLHFLLPASDIVGSAPYDPGAGLVIFYDFLRGLEASWIWVQLTTSLARDGQDTGGTTALPPALCLPPPSAPGSMGNYAILASRQPVPRLPPSPLVSLICELQAWQGVTWAPQPKAWTSLLLFDQDLRVLSGRWRLPLRVPPLNTSLSLAQMNEIPQAGQAELFLRLVNARDADAQTLAEINPASVHEYQYPPMVSSSSSLESSFFTHSSGFVDPRPPTEEVFVSVKDKNKHESSPVLTNF; from the exons ATGGCCGATTACTCTGGGGAGTCAGGACTTTTGCCCTGTGAATCCTGTGATATGGTTTTCCGCTCCTGGGCTTTGTTGTCCACACACACCAAACGATTCTGCATTGGCCGGCTGACTCCGGAG ATTATGGCCCAAGAACAGAGCCGATCAGATCAGGAGTCCAGCACGTCTGCTCCAAAGAGGCTTTCAGAGGAG ACTGCAGGGAGCCCTGGGGAGAGGTTGCGAACCTTGCAGGGAACCCGCCTCAGACGCCTGGAGGAGACGGAAGCGCAAAGGCGGGCCCTGGAGCTTCGCGGTGAAG AACTAAAACGGCGCCTCCGCAGCGTAGCGGGACCCAAGGGATTACCCCGCCCGTTCGTCTTGGAGCGAGAGCTCAGAGAATTTAGGGAAGAGGCCAGCCGGACGCGAGGAGCGCTGCAAACGCTGGGAGCCCGTGTCCAGGCATTACAGCCTCAGCCTAC CCGCCCGCAGGACCTCCGTAGGGTAGTGGATTTCTATTGCCTGCCGCTACGGTCCAACCCGGAAATGCTGGCTTCAGAGATCCG GGTCCTGCGTGAGGCATACGTGCGCGGTGGAGGCCGGGACCCAGAAATTCTGGACAAAATATTGCAGCTGCAAGTGGAGGCGTCAGCCCTGGAATTGCTGCGGTCGCAAAACTGCAAGG AAAAAGCAAGTGCCGCCTCTGAGGAAGTTCTAATGGTGGAAGCCGAAAACAGGTTCCTGGAGGCAGAAATCCTGGCCTTGCAAAGGCAGAAAATCCCGAGTTTGTCGCCCTGGG aaCCCAGAGATCTCTTGCGACACCTGAGTAGAAGGTGCAAtaactccctcctccctccaccagTTGCACCCACAATGCCACAGCTTACAAGTTCCTCAAAAGTCCAGAACTTCGATGACACTTCAAAGGCT ATACTTAATGGAACCATGACAAGAAACTTGGGTCAGGATCTCCACTTCCTCCTACCAGCATCGGATATCGTAGGTTCTGCACCCTATGATCCTGG GGCTGGCCTTGTCATTTTCTATGACTTCCTGAGGGGCCTTGAGGCTTCTTGGATTTGGGTGCAGCTAACGACAAGCTTGGCTCGGGATGGACAGGATACTGGAGGGACCACAGCATTACCTCCAGCCCTTTGCTTGCCACCACCTTCAGCTCCTGGATCTATGGGCAACTATGCTATCCTTGCAAGCAGGCAGCCTGTGCCCAG GCTGCCTCCATCACCACTGGTATCTTTGATCTGTGAACTACAGGCCTGGCAGGGAGTTACATGGGCACCACAACCAAAGGCTTGGACGTCACTATTGCTATTTGACCAAGATCTAAGGGTGCTTAGTGGCCGTTGGCGCCTCCCACTTCGGGTCCCCCCTCTTAACACCAGCCTCAGCCTTGCCCAGATGAATGAGATTCCCCAG GCAGGCCAGGCTGAGCTCTTTCTGAGGCTGGTAAATGCAAGAGATGCAGATGCCCAGACATTGGCAGAGATCAATCCAGCAAGTGTCCATGAATACCAGTACCCACCAATG GTGTCCAGTTCATCTTCCCTGGAATCGAGTTTCTTCACCCACAGTTCTGGCTTTGTTGACCCCCGACCTCCCACAGAAGAGGTTTTTGTCAGTGTCAAGGATAAAAATAAGCACGAGTCCTCACCAGTTTTGACCAATTTCTAG